The genomic region CGTAGATGTTTTTTTGGCAAGGGGTTCGACTGAGCCGTCGATCGCCCGGGTTTGAAGTTTTAAATCGTCATATCCCCGACGACAATTTTACCCTCGTCTCCCTGAATTTCTCTTCTCGAAGGACGGCCATTCGATGACTTGGTATTTAAGAGGCTGATTTCCTCCTTTTCTCCCTCCAAAAGTTGGGAAGTTCGCGGGTTTACCTTTTCTTTCTTTGTAAGAAGATCGGGTTACTGTTCGTTCCCTTCGGAGGAGTTAGGTTGGCAAGGTGCTGGGTTTTTGAGAACCTCGATTGCACCTTCTCGATCTTCAGACGCATTCGTGCTGAAAAAGTTACCGGAAAAGGAAAATTTTTTCACCATAACCTTATTCACGAACGGCTTGCCTGACGATCCGGATGGCAACAGATCTCGATTGAATTGTCTGATTTCTTGAAGTTTTTGCGATCGCCCCTTTCGGGTCATGGTTTCGGGAAATAGCAAATCAGTTGGCGAACTTTCCGGATTGAGCGATGAGTTATCGAAAGGTGAAATGGTAGATGCACCCTGATTGACGTTCCCCGGCTCCTCTGAGTCGGGTTTTTTTTTGCCCTCTCGGATGCGGTTCGGGTGCGATCGCCGTTCGTTTTCCTCTCTATCTTGGAAAATATCGACGATCGCTAACGGACTTAAAAAAGTTTCCGATACTCCGGATCGAGTTCTCTTTTAAAAGAACTCTGTAGTGGTAGATGCACCTTGATTCATCTTCCCGGCTCCTGGGGTGCCGGGTTTTTTTTTGCCATATCAAAAGCCCGATGTCAGGCTGTGTTCCTCCGCGAGGGCGCATTCACCCTAACTGACGTTTCCCAGATTCCATGCACCCATGATTTGTTCGAGTTTTAACACACCCTGGGCAGACGCTCCTAGCACCCTTGTATCCACCCCTAGGATTCGATGAGGAATGTTGTGATTCCTCGGTAGACGGCTAGATTCAACTCGGTTCTTTCTTCTCTTGCGGCGCCGACGAGGATCGCTTGCACCCCGCTCTATACCCTTGCTGACGCCTTACAGAACTGCTTCGAGGGATCTAGCTAGCCGCTATTCTAGCAGCAAATTTTCCGGATCGGGTAGTCCAGTTGAGTAGATTACAGTGGTAGATGCACCCTGATTGACGTTTTCCGGCTCGCGAGAGCCGGATTTTTTTTGCCCGAAATTCTTCGTTTTTACTGGGGCTAAAAAGATGGAAAGGATCGTGGCGATCGCGCCTATTTACTCGCTTTCTTTCCGCGCGATCGCCCGGCTCTAAGATGAGGGATTTAAAACGGTCTCAAGCCGATTGAAACTCGCTCGAATTTGGCAAACATTTAAACCTGTTTCGCTGTCGCGATCGCCGCCCTTACTGCCGCTCTTTCTAACGGCATGTTAGGGCGTCCTGACGAGATGAAAAGACTTCCCCCACGCCGGATCGCGTTTCTCGTTGTCGTAGCTAACTCTGCCCCTTTACAGAGATTTTTAAGCTGGTCGATCGGAACAATTTTGACGGAAATAAACTCGGGCGATCGCGTGCCACTCTCCCATTTGGCTACCTTCTTTCGCAACGCGATCGCTCCCGTCGCGGTCAACTCACAAACTGAACGATTTCTGGGTTTTTTGTTTGCCCCACGAATGAGGGGTCTAACCCCTCAGCGAACGCCGATCTAAAATGGCTGGAAAATGAGGAAAGGCGATGAAACTTTGGATGTCCCAAAATTTAACAAAACTACTACGCTGGTTCCTCACGATCCTCGCCGTCGGACTGCTGGCGTGGCTGTGGATTTTACTGGGCGCCACTCCGGCGATCGCCTGCGGTTGAACGGTGGAAAGCGTCCCAATCAAGGACCTCTGCGAGCAAATCTTGATAACCGCAAACGTTGGGATGCAGTCCGTCCTCGCCGATGCGGGAGCTGTACCAGTCCGAACCGCGATCGTACCAGCGTTCAAAAATATCTAAATAGGGAATTTGACGCGCCGCACACGCCTGACGGGTTCGTTCTTTGTAGCGATATTGATCGTCGTGATTGAAGAACAAGCAGTCGGAAAAGGGCATTTTTCCTTCGTCTACGGGAACCATGCCGACGACTAATACCGGGCAGAGACTGGAGGCGCGATCGAGTAAGCGCTCGATATCGTGACTGAATCGGTCAAAATCGGTGAAGTTTCGCCCGTTGAGATGACCCAGACGGGCAGAATCGTTGACGCCGACGGATAGTACGATTAAATCCGGGACTTGATTGCGCAGTTCGCCGCGATGGCGAAATTCTTGTTCGAGGCGTTGGGCGACTTGGGCGGCGCGATCGCCGCGAACCCCCAAGTTGTAAAGCACGTGACCCGCACTCCCCGGTTCCATCCAATGACGGCGCAACCGTTCGACCCAACCCCCGCCGACCGGATCGCCAAAGCCGTAGATAATACTATCTCCAAGTGCGACGATTTTAAGTGGCTGACAGAGTTTGGCGGCAATGACCTGTTTCTCAGAGCGTTCTAAAACCTGCATAGTTGAGTCTTTCTCGGCTCGGATGAATGTAAAGAGTTTTTACATAACTATAACAATCGAAATAAAAACTAACAAATCTTTTTGAAATATATAAGCAGTTACGTGTATTATGGCGGTGCAACTGGAGAAACCGCCACGAAATTGTTAGGGGGCGATCGCAGTGCCGCCAATGGGGGATACTGGCTTGCTTTGGTAAACTAGACAGTACCTTGCAAATGGCAAATACTTATGCACAAACGTCCTACAGTTGATACGACTCCGTTGATGCGTCGGGCTGAAGACCTGATCGATGCTGCATCTAATCGCTACCGGATTACGGTGCAAGTGGCCAATCGCGCGAAGCGTCGGCGTTATGAAGATTTTGATATGGACGATCCGACGGTCAAACCCGTGATGCGGGCGATTTTAGAGATGTCGGAAGAGTTAACCCAACCGGAAATTATCGGCGATTGAAGGATGAATAAATTGGGGGGTTAACTCCGGCGGCGGGGCGCTCGGTCCGGGATCTCGCCGGATCCCAAGAGCGTCCCACCGTGCAGTTTTAAGCGAAAATCGGCGATCGCCACCCCCGCGATCGCAGCAATCGTTTGGGAAGGATCGCAATGAACCAAGAAAGATCGAATATCCCTGAGATGTACTCCAATCGGGATCGAACGGCGATCGCCTGGCGCCGACGGACGAGGTGGGCGATCGCGATCGGATTGTTTCTCGGCTTGGGCTCAAGCGTTTTACCCGGATCGATCCCGGTCGCCGTGGGGCAAGAGCCAGAGGCGGACTGGCGCCGCCAGATCAATCCGCGCATCGTGTGGCCGCGCGTTTACGAGCAATTGCCGGAATTTCCCCAGGGGAACGACTATATCGATCGCGAAACCGGGGAAGTCGATGACAAAAATACCCTAGTGGGTCGGTTGATTTCCTATCACGTGTTTGTCAAAAATCGGCTGCCGATGTTTCGCCTGGATTGGAAGTTGACCTTAGCGGACTATCTCGGCGCCAACGAGGCGATCGATCCGGAGAACTACCCGGGTCATCTCGATTTAGAGGAAAACCCGTTGGCAGGCGATCGCGCCATTCTCAGCCAACTCAACCGCCAAGAACGGGAGCAGTTGATCTCGGTGTTGGTCAATATCTTTAATCCGAATTACAACAAACTGGTGGAAGCCAATTCGCGATCGACTCCCTCTAGGGAGGCGACCTCCACCCCGACTCGTCCTTCCGGTCCGCCACCGCTTCCCAAACCCGGCGATGCAGATTTGCTCAAACTCTAGGGTGGGGCGAACTCCTTTGCTGGCGTGGGTTTGACGGTTCAAAAATCATGAGAGAGATCGAGTTTGTATAAAAATAGTATAAAGCTTACAATGCTGGCTCCCCTTTTTTCTCCCTAGGCGCCTCAATCCTCTTGTCGCAACACCTTTAGCCCCTCCCACTCAACTTTTGTCAGTCGATCGGGTTTTTAATTCAGGCTTTACGTAGTCAGTCTCCTTCTCTCCTGCCAGTACCCTCTGAATAGTTACGAATTATCGTCTTGAATCTTGGGCGATCGCAGAATAGACGTTCTCACGGTTGTAGCTGGCAAAACTATCAATTACTAAAAACGCAATAATGAACTGGAAACAAGTCTGTAGCGGTATTTTACTGGGAAGTCTGGCGAGTTTGATGGGCTTACCCAGTCAAGCCCAGGATAGTACTGACCAACTGAATCAGGCTATTTGTAGCGAAGATTGGGACGGCGCGATCGCGATTCTTGATAATGCAATGCTAGATTATCCGAACAGTCAGAATACATTGGCAGAATATCGCGATCGCCTCCAACAACTTTCTACTACAGGTTTGAGTGAGAAACAAAAAGCCCAATACTGTTCCTTAAACCCAGACCCATCAGATTTCCCGCTTCTCACTGCTGATGAAGAAACTTCGCTCAGCGCCCATGTTTCAGAGTATTACCAACAACTCGATCCTGATATGACATACGATGATATTGCTACCCTCATCGGTCGTCCGGGAAAACTAGATTATCTATCTTCTTCATACACTTGGATAGCTGAGAATACTTCTACGTTAAGCGCCACATTTTCAAATAACGAGTTGGAGGATTTGACCATTGGCGAATCCATAGATTGTAGAGAAAATGACGGGTGTGACGGTATTATAGCCGCTCCGACTGAGTTTAAGCAGCTACAAGAACGCTTAGAACTAGGAATGAACGCTCAAGCGGCTTTACAATACATTAGACGGGAATTAGGAGAACCGACATGGCCAGTTGAAACGCTGATGTACGATTGGCAATTTCGAGAAGAAGGTATCTATTGCCGGATTTTTGCGTATTTTGCTAGCACGACGGACGGACAAGTAACGACCTACGGAAAACTCTGTGTCAAGGAAGATGAATAACCGTATAACTTTAGGAGCATTACGGTAAAGTAGTAAAGCTTTAGAACCCCAGTTTCTGACCTGCTGAGACAGCAAAGTTAAAATTTGCAGCCAGAAACCGGGGTTCTTAAATATAGCAACTTCGCGCAATCTAAACTAAAATTAGTAAAGAATAAAAGTCACTGTATCTCCTTCATTTAAAATGTTAAGTATTGGAACACAAAAAAGCGATCGCATTACCACCATTACTAACATGACTTGGGCTAAATATATTAGTTTAGATTTGCCAAGTAAACGAGTCTCTTTTCGCAACGGAGTCATTAGAATTGTGTCCCCATGACGAGTCTTCCCTAGCAGCAAACGGCTGAAAAAACTGTTTCATAATCGGGTTAACTTTGCCTTCGGGCAGGATATTGCGAACAAAAGGATTGCCACTGTGCAGTAAACTTTCAACGGCCCGGTCTTTGGCCACCGCCACCGTCAATCTGGTAGTTTCTCTGGTGATGCTGTTTTCGAGAGGCTATAGCAAGATCGAGGTCACGAGTCTGGACGACTCGCTCGTTGTTGAGGATGGGGTTTTATAGCCCCCTCAATCTCCCTGGTTCCGATGATTTCTACAATTTTGCCAAATGGGGGTTGTTCGATCCTCGACCTTATGCTACGATTAGCAATGGCTGACGGGGCGTAGCGCAGTTTGGTAGCGCACTACCTTGGGGTGGTAGGGGTCGTGGGTTCAAATCCCGCCGCTCCGACTTTCAGCACTAAAAAGAAGGGAAGCAGACTTTTATGGTTTGCTTCCCTTCTTCGATCGCGGGGTAATGAGAGTCCGAGGATGGAAGTAAAATCGAACTATGGCGCGATCGTGATGCTGTAGGTGAGGCGCTAGGTCATTCAAATGTCGAGTTCAACACAAGCACGAACCTGGACCGTAGACGAATATCATCAGATGTTACAAGCGGGCATTTTGACATCTGACGAGCGGGTTGAGTTGCTGTCTGGATCTATTTTACAAATGAGTCCTCAAGAACCTCCCCATGCAGCAACCACCCGTCGAGCCTCCCGATATCTCGATCGCCTTTTAGACAATCTGGCCGATGTCCGCACCCAACTGCCGATTACGCTTTTACCCAACTCGGAACCCGAGCCAGATATTGCGATCGTTCGCCTCGATGCCAATGCATATGGCGATCGCCATCCCGGAGTTGAGGATATCTTTTGGGCGATCGAAATTGCCGACACCACATTACGTAAAGATCGCGAGATTAAGGCATTGGTGTACGCTCGGGCTAGAATCCGCGAATATTGGATTTTAGATGTAAACCGCCAACAAGCCTATATTTTACGAAACCCCAACGATCGCGGCTACAGTTCTGAGGCAATTTTAACTGCTAGCGATTCGGTTTGTTCTCTGGCGTTCCCATGGCTCGATATTTCACTGTCAGAACTGTTTTTACCGCAATAGGCGGCGAGATCGCGCCTACCAGGGATTGCCAATGGTCGTGAACGCCGACCAATAATAAGGATGGGACAGGAGGCGATCGCCGCGATCGGCAATTTCCTCGGGTAACGGTAACTGACCCAATTCGCCAGTCCCGACTAACTGACCGTTTTCGATGCGAACCTCGCCGCGAATCATCGCCAATTGGGCGCGCCGCAGGGCTTCCGCTTTAATCGGCGCCAAGTCTAACTGACGGTAAAACTCCGTCATCAATCCTAACGTGCCTTCATCGCTGACGTACCAGAGGGATGCCACGGCGGTTTTAACCCCGGCTTGGAATGCCAACCCCGCAAAACCCAATTCTGCCCGTTCGTCGCCGAGAGCGGTGCGACAGGCACTGAGGACGAGCAGTTCGACTGGGGGATCGTTCCATCCCAATTCGCGTAATTGGTCTAAGCCTAATTTTGTATCCCACAACTGGATATAAGAATCCCCCGGTTCCCCGGCAGAAAATTGACCGTGGGTGGACAGGTGAATGGCGCCGAAACGTCCTTGTTGTCGTTTGTTCTTGAGATTTTCCAGGGTAAATTGTTCGTTGAGGTAATAGTGACCGGACCATAACTCGGTGGCGATCGCCCGTAACTCGGTCGGAACTGCAGGTAGGGCGTTTTGATCGGCGAAAATAGATGCCCCCATTGCCAAAACTTGCGTCCCTTTGACCGTTCCGTAGCGGGTATCGGTCAAGCTCAAACTGGGCATCAGGGCGACGCTGTAGCGTTCGAGGATAAAGTTATTGCCGTCGTGTAAAGCGGCGAGTGGGAGCGATCGCAAACCGGAATCCATAATAAAAACTAAGTTATCGATCGCCCTTGCGTCTAATTCCGCCGTTAACGGATCGATAATCCAGTTGTAAAGTTGTCGCGAGGGTTCTAAATAACTGTTACTCTGACGCTTGCGGACGTTGGTAATTTCTGCTTGCAAGCGTTCAGTTGTCGCCAGAACTTGCGATCGCGTCACGCCAACGCGCGATCGCACGGCTTTTCCGTCGGTGGTGACTAAAACCAAATCTAACTCGTCCGTCCCCGGATCGGCACCGACGTAGGACGGGACGAAGTTAACGTAAATTAACGCAGGTTTAACCCCGGTGGCGTCTTCGATGCGGTGCAGGATATTACGCGCTTGCGGCAAACTGACCGTGGGAGTTTGGGGACTGCTGGCTTGAGGATAGCCGAAATATTGCATCACTTCTGCACTAAAGGCGCGATCGATTTCGGCCATTCCCGGATCGACTTCAACCTCTGACGATGCTTGTGGAATAAGCAGTTCGGAAGGTTCCTCGTCTGAGGATTGCTGGTTCGGGGTTTCGCCTTGCAACCCTAGGGTCACTTCGCTAGCTTGGGGAAAGGCGATCGGCGATGAGTTGTTCCTGACCCCAGTGAGGATTTGATTGACGAGTTCGGGGGTTGGATCCTGTGGCGGATCTTCGATGGTCGTTGGGGAAATTGCGGGGGGACTGACTGATGGGGCGATCGTTGCTTGAGGAATATCCGGACCGTTGGTATGGTCTGGTGGGACCGTGGGGGGGATCGGTGAATCTGGATCGGTGGGACTGAGATTATCCGTTGGGAACTCAAGAAACGCTGTAGGTTGGAAAATTGCCCCAGTTGGCGCGATCGCGATCGGTTCTAAGGTTTTCGGTGCTTCTGGTTTGACGTCTTGCGCTTCTACAGGAGAACTTGGGGGAACGATTTCCCCAGTTGGCGCGATCGCGATCGGTTGAATTTCGGGTTGCGGTTGCGGTTGCGGTTGTGGTTGTGGTTCCGGTTCCGGTTGCGGTTGGGGTTGCGGTTGCGGTTGCGGTTGCGGTTGGGGTTGCGGTTGCGGTTGCGGTTGCGGTTCCGGTTGTGGTTCGGGTTCGGGTTCCGGTTCGGGTTCCGGTTCCGGTTCCGGAGGAAGTAGCGCCGAACTGGTTATCCCAATTTGACCGCGTGTAAAGTTGGCGGGCGGGAAAGGAATCGAGAACGGCGGTAAAATGCGATCGCCCGGGTCAGATCCGGCTAAAATGGCTCCGGCTGTTCCATTTTGGCTGGCATCGCCGATAATAAACGGTCCGTTGGCGTCGCCGCCGTGAGCGATCGCGATCGCGCCACTCGCCGCCCCCCCTTGAGAGGACAGACTGGCGATCGTCCCGTCAATGGCGGTAAAGGTTCCGGTCACTTGCAACGAATCGGACGCCACAATTTCAATATTGCCACCGCGTCCGGTCTGACTTTCCGCCCGAATCGATTCGACTCTCACATTCTCCGGATCGATCGCCACCGATCCCGCATCGCCGGACACGGAATGGGTATCGATCGCCCCGCTTGCAGTCTCGATTTGAGCCGTGAGAGCAACATCGCCGCCATCGCCACTATCCGCACTTGCCGTTAAATCTCCGGTAGCTATCCTGCTACTTTCTCCCGTCGCCGTCAGGGTTATCCCCCCGGCGTTTCCAGGCGATCCGCTTAAGGCGCGGGTGTCGATCTCCCCGGTCGAAATGCTCTCGGAAGCGGTCATCGTGACGTTGCCGCCGTCGCCCTCGCTACTGGATGTTATCACCTCACGAGCGATAATTTCGGAACCTGCGGCGATCGCCACGGCCCCGCCGCCACTTGGATTGCGGGTATCGATCGCCCCGGAGAGGGACACCGCATCGCTTCGACTGTTTAAACTGACCGAACCCCCATCGGTGACAATTTCGGCGATCGCGATCGCGCCGTCGGTGTCGATGGCGAGGCGATCGGCGGTGGCGATCGCATTGAATTGACTGTTGCCCGTTCCGGCTTGTTGTATAAACGTGTCGGCGGCGATCGTCTCAAACGCCGTCAGATCGGCGACGCTGGCGACGGTCACCTTGCCCAAAGGTGTACTCGCGCCCACCCGACCTGTAAAGGTAATATTACCGACTCCCGCATCTAGAGTGAGATCGGCGTGACCGTCGAGATTGCGCGCAAAGCGCAGGTCGCCCCCAGAGGTTTGTAAGATCGTATTTCCGGTTAAGTCCACGCGATCGTTATAGGTTTGTCCGGCGGTTCCGGTCGTGGCGATCGTTGCGGCGAGTTCGGTTTGTCCCGGACTGTCCGTACTGAGTTCGGCGGCGCGAATCTCGCCGTTTAAGCGGGTGGTTCCGCTACTGTAGGCGCGCAACATGCCTAATGGCGAATTGCCGGGAGTGATGGCGAGGGAAAGATCCCCCGTTCCCGCTTGTAAGGTCAAATTGTGAGACCCCTGCAAGGCTCCCGTTAGCTCGATGTCGGCGTTTCCGCTTCCGGTGGCGATCGTGATATTATTTTGTAAGGTTATTGTCGCATCGGATCGTCCGAGGGTGATATTTTGGTCTTCCGTGCGAAGGTTGCTATTGAGGGTAATTTCAGCCGCGTTTAAGGTCAAGCTGGCGTCGTCGATTCCTGCGAGAAATCCATCGATCGAAATGGTTCCCGAGGGAGATTGCAAGCGAGTCGGATCGGCGAACGTCACGCCATTGAGGGCGATCGCGATCGCGCCGCTTCCGTCGCTGCGTCCCACGGTCAGATTGGCAAAACCATCGGCGATCGCCTCTAAATCTGCGGTCGTCAACGTGAGAGCATCGGGAAGGTTGGCAGTAGGGTTGATGTGGATGGCGCGATCGCCGTCGTGGGGTTGAATTAACAGGGTTCCACCCGCACTTTGTATGGAAGCGATGCCGCCGTTGAGGTCGATTTCGTTGCCCGTCAGGGTCAGATTGGCGTTATTGTTAGCGGCGATCGGGCCGTTAATGGTTAAGGTATTGGCTGCATCTAGGGCGATCGCCCCTCCGGTTCCTGAAGACCAGGAAGAGGTATCAATTTCGCCTGTTGTCAGATTGCCCCGATCGCTGGTTATTGTAATCGAACCACTGCCGATTTCTCCAGAAGTAGAAAGATAATCGGTTTGTAAATTGTTGGCAGAATTAATAATGAGATTGCCGCCCGTTCCTGCCACTGAAAATGTTTCAATCCATCCAGTATTTACCGTGCCATTATCGCTAGTCATTTCGACATTGCCACCGCTTGTTTCTCCATAGGCGGCAATGTTTTCAGTTGCCATATCTCCATAGGCGCTTAAGGCGATCGCCCCTCCGGTTCCCGAGTTAGAAAACGATTCGATTAAAAGGGTTGTTAGCGTGCCATTATCGCTATCAATTTCGACAGTCCCACCGCTTATTTCGCCGTAACTTGCGATTTGTTCGGTTAAAATATCTCCATAGGCGTTCAAGGCGATCGCGCCTCCGGTTCCCGACTCGGAAAAAGCATCGATCCAAGTCGTGGTAATCCCGCCATTATTGCTAGTAATTTTAACATCTCCCGCTTCTGCTGGGCTGTAGGTTAACAGTTCTTGGGTTGAAATATCTGCGTTAGCGCTTAAAGCGATCGTCCCTCCGGTTCCGGTCGTTGAAGAACTATCGATCTTTTCGATATTTATTGCTCCCGCGATCGCCTCTAAATTAATACTTCCTCCCGAACCTGTCGTACTATCCGTACTCACTGCCGAACTATTTAAACTTCCATCAATCGTAATTCCATCGGTTGCCGTAATGTCGATATTTCCCCCATTATTCGCTATTCCTAAAAAGCTTTCTGCATGACTGTCAATCCCTCCGAGACGGACAACTCCATTCGTGGCAGAAATTGTAATATTTCCGCCGTCGAACGCATCGCCTTCAGCAAAAACTGAGGAATCTAATTGTTTGTCTGGAGGAAACTCCGACAGGTTGATAATACTGCTATTAGTTGCAGTTAACGCGATCGCACCCCCACTTCCCGCCATTCCTTCCGAGTCGGAAGTCGATCGAATCGATGACCAAAGATTAATATCACCGTCAACCGTAGTTAACGTTATATCTCCTCCATTTCCTGCTTCGAGTTGTCCGTGAGAAAAAGATTCGACATCAGCCATAAGATTCAAGCCATTGGTAGCACTGATGCGAATTTCTCCCCCATTTCCAGCATTTTGATAAGCTTCGGAACTAGAATCGAGATCCATCACCGCGATCGCCCCATTCGTAGCCGTCAGCTCGATCTTGCCACCATTTCCTGAATTCACACCCCCATAAGAAGATGCATTCAGATTTCCTAGGCTAGTTGTAATATCGCCATTCTCGGCAGTTAAGGTAATATTTCCAGCATTATTGGCATCTCCTTCCGACTCAGACATCGAGGTAATATTTATCGTGTCAATATTGCCAGCGATCGCCGTTAAAACGATGTCACCACCGTTTCCCGCTTCTTCATATTGATTACTAGAACTGGAATCGAGATCGCCAACGTTTAAATTGCCATGAGTTGCCGTAATTTTGATATTTCCCCCATCAGTTAGGAACGATAACGTAGAAGTATCGATCGCCCCAGTGGTGACATTCGCACCAGAAATATCAATATCGACGGCTTCAGCTTGAATGTCATCTCCTTGAGTGGAAAAATCACCCACTCCGTCACCATCGCTGTCGGCATTTACAGATAGCAACCCTTCCGGAACTCCACCATCTGGGGTGACAATTTGTAAGGCAAGATCTTCAGAACCATCGAGGGTAATTCCGTCTGTCGCTTCGAGACGAACTTCTCCATTCAGATCTAATGGTCCAGTTTCAATTAAACCGCTAGAAATGTTGCCATTATTTGCACTCACATTAATCGAACCACCCAGACCATCTGAGGTAGTTGTATTGAAGCTACCCAAGGAAATATCCCCATTATTACTGGTAATTTCAATATTTCCCGCCCCAGTTGAACCGGAAGTATCTAGATAGTCGGTTGCCGTAATATTACCATTTGTGGTCAGGGCGATCGCGCCACCCGTTCCCGACATGGATGATGCATCAATCGAGGTTATCGTAACAGTTCCATCACTGGTAATTTCAATCGTTCCACCACTATTTTTTCCTACAGTAAAAAGCTGTTCTATAACAATATCCTGAGTAGCATATAGGGAAATTGCCCCACCATTTCCCACCGATCCAGAAGATGCATCAATTGTAGCTGTTGTGATTTTGCCGTTATTACTAATAACTGTAAGATTTCCACCCCCAGTTTCACTAGAACTATCAAGATTACCCGTTACTGTAATATTCGCCGTTTGATTCAACAAACGAATATCGCCCCCAATTCCGATGGTTGCAGGTGTTTGAATTCCCGCAGGATCTGCGATGGAACCGATCGCAATTCCATTGC from Oxynema aestuarii AP17 harbors:
- a CDS encoding Uma2 family endonuclease, which translates into the protein MSSSTQARTWTVDEYHQMLQAGILTSDERVELLSGSILQMSPQEPPHAATTRRASRYLDRLLDNLADVRTQLPITLLPNSEPEPDIAIVRLDANAYGDRHPGVEDIFWAIEIADTTLRKDREIKALVYARARIREYWILDVNRQQAYILRNPNDRGYSSEAILTASDSVCSLAFPWLDISLSELFLPQ
- a CDS encoding GDSL-type esterase/lipase family protein; this encodes MQVLERSEKQVIAAKLCQPLKIVALGDSIIYGFGDPVGGGWVERLRRHWMEPGSAGHVLYNLGVRGDRAAQVAQRLEQEFRHRGELRNQVPDLIVLSVGVNDSARLGHLNGRNFTDFDRFSHDIERLLDRASSLCPVLVVGMVPVDEGKMPFSDCLFFNHDDQYRYKERTRQACAARQIPYLDIFERWYDRGSDWYSSRIGEDGLHPNVCGYQDLLAEVLDWDAFHRSTAGDRRSGAQ
- a CDS encoding DNA-directed RNA polymerase subunit omega, with protein sequence MHKRPTVDTTPLMRRAEDLIDAASNRYRITVQVANRAKRRRYEDFDMDDPTVKPVMRAILEMSEELTQPEIIGD
- a CDS encoding CHAT domain-containing protein; translation: MIANSPAIAQSIVPAADGTGTAVTPEGNRYEITGGRRSEDGTNLFHSFQDFGLDTGEIANFQTLPEIENILGRVTGGQVSFIDGLIQVSGGSSNLFLTNPAGIVFGPDARLNVPGDFTATTASKIGFETGWFDVWGANNYADLVGTPTAFFFDPFPRAIANFGQLSVPEGHQLGLLAGAIVNAGILSAPGGEITLVAVPGESTIRLTQPGHLLSLEIDGNGLGELGATDVPKLLSGGGSHASQMTVNPDGTIALTGSGITIDRGDLAIAPPSPNPESVAILSHNSRFDARHHLILESANLQSTGDLSLRAGDTLRMRDRATDPAIVQSGGVLLLQGDRAIDLAILNHPDSGLFSGGDSIVRSPNPVGGDAHYSTGGNFRIERPDGNLGSLFSPQDPIVRASGDVSFESYTGASLHILAGGSVTITGGVTINGTDTAANSLQENVTLSDGTTVVAIDGSTQATLDIRAGTTAYGTPGLTPATPPGFTPGPPGTGGTGTSANIAIGDITINNGGQAFLTNQYFPDLSLPGGSISTGQITAGQGGVTLDGRNGIAIGSIADPAGIQTPATIGIGGDIRLLNQTANITVTGNLDSSSETGGGNLTVISNNGKITTATIDASSGSVGNGGAISLYATQDIVIEQLFTVGKNSGGTIEITSDGTVTITSIDASSMSGTGGAIALTTNGNITATDYLDTSGSTGAGNIEITSNNGDISLGSFNTTTSDGLGGSINVSANNGNISSGLIETGPLDLNGEVRLEATDGITLDGSEDLALQIVTPDGGVPEGLLSVNADSDGDGVGDFSTQGDDIQAEAVDIDISGANVTTGAIDTSTLSFLTDGGNIKITATHGNLNVGDLDSSSSNQYEEAGNGGDIVLTAIAGNIDTINITSMSESEGDANNAGNITLTAENGDITTSLGNLNASSYGGVNSGNGGKIELTATNGAIAVMDLDSSSEAYQNAGNGGEIRISATNGLNLMADVESFSHGQLEAGNGGDITLTTVDGDINLWSSIRSTSDSEGMAGSGGAIALTATNSSIINLSEFPPDKQLDSSVFAEGDAFDGGNITISATNGVVRLGGIDSHAESFLGIANNGGNIDITATDGITIDGSLNSSAVSTDSTTGSGGSINLEAIAGAINIEKIDSSSTTGTGGTIALSANADISTQELLTYSPAEAGDVKITSNNGGITTTWIDAFSESGTGGAIALNAYGDILTEQIASYGEISGGTVEIDSDNGTLTTLLIESFSNSGTGGAIALSAYGDMATENIAAYGETSGGNVEMTSDNGTVNTGWIETFSVAGTGGNLIINSANNLQTDYLSTSGEIGSGSITITSDRGNLTTGEIDTSSWSSGTGGAIALDAANTLTINGPIAANNNANLTLTGNEIDLNGGIASIQSAGGTLLIQPHDGDRAIHINPTANLPDALTLTTADLEAIADGFANLTVGRSDGSGAIAIALNGVTFADPTRLQSPSGTISIDGFLAGIDDASLTLNAAEITLNSNLRTEDQNITLGRSDATITLQNNITIATGSGNADIELTGALQGSHNLTLQAGTGDLSLAITPGNSPLGMLRAYSSGTTRLNGEIRAAELSTDSPGQTELAATIATTGTAGQTYNDRVDLTGNTILQTSGGDLRFARNLDGHADLTLDAGVGNITFTGRVGASTPLGKVTVASVADLTAFETIAADTFIQQAGTGNSQFNAIATADRLAIDTDGAIAIAEIVTDGGSVSLNSRSDAVSLSGAIDTRNPSGGGAVAIAAGSEIIAREVITSSSEGDGGNVTMTASESISTGEIDTRALSGSPGNAGGITLTATGESSRIATGDLTASADSGDGGDVALTAQIETASGAIDTHSVSGDAGSVAIDPENVRVESIRAESQTGRGGNIEIVASDSLQVTGTFTAIDGTIASLSSQGGAASGAIAIAHGGDANGPFIIGDASQNGTAGAILAGSDPGDRILPPFSIPFPPANFTRGQIGITSSALLPPEPEPEPEPEPEPEPQPEPQPQPQPQPQPQPQPQPQPQPQPEPEPQPQPQPQPQPEIQPIAIAPTGEIVPPSSPVEAQDVKPEAPKTLEPIAIAPTGAIFQPTAFLEFPTDNLSPTDPDSPIPPTVPPDHTNGPDIPQATIAPSVSPPAISPTTIEDPPQDPTPELVNQILTGVRNNSSPIAFPQASEVTLGLQGETPNQQSSDEEPSELLIPQASSEVEVDPGMAEIDRAFSAEVMQYFGYPQASSPQTPTVSLPQARNILHRIEDATGVKPALIYVNFVPSYVGADPGTDELDLVLVTTDGKAVRSRVGVTRSQVLATTERLQAEITNVRKRQSNSYLEPSRQLYNWIIDPLTAELDARAIDNLVFIMDSGLRSLPLAALHDGNNFILERYSVALMPSLSLTDTRYGTVKGTQVLAMGASIFADQNALPAVPTELRAIATELWSGHYYLNEQFTLENLKNKRQQGRFGAIHLSTHGQFSAGEPGDSYIQLWDTKLGLDQLRELGWNDPPVELLVLSACRTALGDERAELGFAGLAFQAGVKTAVASLWYVSDEGTLGLMTEFYRQLDLAPIKAEALRRAQLAMIRGEVRIENGQLVGTGELGQLPLPEEIADRGDRLLSHPYYWSAFTTIGNPW